The following are from one region of the Nostoc cf. commune SO-36 genome:
- a CDS encoding tRNA (cytidine(34)-2'-O)-methyltransferase encodes MPQVVLVNPQIPPNTGNIARTCAATGTELHLVGPLGFEISDRYLKRAGLDYWPYVKLHYHESLEAFKLVHQERGGRWLGYTVAGNFNYVSFPFQPDDWLLFGSETTGLPPAILSDCDATLYIPMSQPGVRSLNLSVSVAIGLFETRRQLGYLQ; translated from the coding sequence ATGCCTCAGGTAGTTTTAGTTAACCCACAAATCCCTCCTAATACAGGTAATATTGCGCGTACTTGTGCAGCTACGGGTACAGAGTTGCATTTGGTGGGGCCTTTGGGGTTTGAGATTAGCGATCGCTACCTCAAAAGAGCCGGCTTAGATTACTGGCCTTATGTCAAGTTACACTATCACGAATCGCTGGAAGCCTTTAAACTCGTACATCAGGAGCGTGGAGGCAGATGGTTGGGTTATACAGTTGCTGGAAATTTTAATTATGTAAGCTTTCCGTTTCAACCTGATGATTGGCTGTTGTTTGGTAGTGAAACCACAGGCTTACCACCAGCAATTTTGTCAGATTGCGATGCTACTCTCTATATTCCCATGAGCCAACCAGGGGTTCGCAGTCTGAATCTGTCAGTGAGCGTGGCAATCGGCTTATTTGAAACTCGTCGTCAGTTAGGCTATTTACAATAG
- the gshA gene encoding glutamate--cysteine ligase — translation MVLLKGFEIEIYTGTPQGEIVGLSDKIVADLDGFMREPDSRNVEYITEPSHNYENLLCALLRPRRELRNYLNRLGDYTLIPGSTLSLGGSDRFLRSDPANPYHDYIENTYGTKVVTASVHINVGISDPEVLMRACRVIRMEAPLFLALSASSPFLDGKTTGYHSTRWGVFPQTPSHVPLFSSHADHIQWVEDQLVARTMQNVRHLWASVRPNGDRRPYDLNRLELRICDLVTDPIALLAITALLEARLLQIIENPSIDPLTQSTFSHQELVTLTAENEAAAATGSLDAHLRHWQDGRSILARDWISEMYKDVWAIAKQQAFSCFLSPLQKILREGNEAQQWLQLHAVGFDSHRVITQAIVATQEREIELEDKLCSFLMA, via the coding sequence GTGGTTTTATTAAAAGGCTTTGAGATTGAAATTTACACTGGCACGCCTCAAGGTGAAATCGTTGGTCTCTCCGACAAAATTGTTGCGGATTTGGATGGATTTATGCGGGAGCCAGATAGCCGCAACGTGGAATACATAACCGAACCATCCCATAATTACGAAAATTTATTGTGTGCCTTGCTGCGTCCGCGGCGGGAGTTGCGAAACTACCTCAATCGTTTGGGCGATTACACCCTCATACCTGGGAGTACTTTATCTTTGGGTGGGAGCGATCGCTTTCTCCGTTCCGACCCAGCAAACCCCTATCATGACTACATTGAGAACACCTACGGGACAAAAGTAGTCACTGCCAGCGTCCACATCAATGTTGGCATCAGCGACCCAGAAGTACTAATGCGGGCGTGTCGAGTGATCCGTATGGAAGCACCTCTATTTCTCGCCCTTAGCGCCTCATCTCCCTTCCTTGATGGCAAAACTACTGGCTATCACTCCACCCGTTGGGGCGTATTTCCGCAAACGCCTAGCCATGTGCCTTTATTTTCCAGCCACGCCGATCACATCCAGTGGGTGGAAGATCAACTAGTTGCCCGAACCATGCAAAACGTGCGGCATTTGTGGGCATCAGTACGACCAAATGGCGATCGCCGTCCTTATGATCTAAATCGCCTAGAATTGCGAATTTGCGATTTAGTCACAGATCCTATTGCCTTGCTAGCCATTACTGCCTTATTAGAAGCGCGTTTGTTGCAAATAATCGAAAATCCCAGCATCGATCCCTTAACTCAAAGTACCTTCTCTCACCAAGAACTCGTCACCCTGACTGCTGAGAACGAAGCTGCTGCTGCTACTGGTAGTCTTGATGCTCATTTGAGGCATTGGCAAGATGGCAGAAGTATCCTAGCCAGAGATTGGATTTCTGAAATGTACAAGGATGTTTGGGCGATCGCCAAACAACAAGCCTTTAGTTGTTTCCTTTCCCCTTTGCAAAAAATCCTCCGCGAAGGCAATGAAGCTCAACAGTGGTTGCAACTACACGCAGTCGGTTTTGACAGCCACCGCGTCATTACCCAGGCTATTGTCGCCACCCAAGAACGCGAAATTGAACTCGAAGACAAATTGTGTTCGTTCTTAATGGCTTAA
- a CDS encoding phospholipase D-like domain-containing protein produces MQIINRNHQFEREAILKQKNTEIEARLEKIRQKALEAAAKATSEEDNYKALGEAVQLRDGQISLAFSEVLNSAKSQVLIYSPWVNQAVVNEKFLNLLQKLANRGVRILIGHGIARRQEDEDKPIPPEVEKKLRAIKTPDGLPSVQVLWLGDSHVKEVIVDKQIHLCGSHNWLSYRGDYLPRGESVYKVTIPHQVQEAYEFLANRFQNHAEKLWRNALENRDSQLAVESLCVWGALGMEDIALKEIQKNNWFELLPIWLNVALQGLKYKKLSGDSASFKTALSLLSQVSIEEAFIEQLQQGWRKVIGAIAINNPKTALNLLSDEIWAQFLRLNIAQNSDSPDKFISQYT; encoded by the coding sequence ATGCAAATTATCAACCGAAACCATCAATTTGAACGTGAAGCCATTCTCAAGCAGAAAAATACTGAGATAGAAGCTAGACTTGAAAAGATTCGCCAAAAGGCGCTAGAAGCTGCCGCAAAAGCCACCAGTGAGGAAGATAACTATAAAGCGTTGGGTGAAGCTGTACAGTTACGCGATGGACAAATTAGCCTAGCTTTTTCAGAAGTTTTAAATTCGGCTAAAAGTCAGGTTTTAATTTATTCTCCTTGGGTTAATCAGGCAGTTGTCAATGAAAAATTCCTAAATTTATTACAGAAATTAGCTAATCGCGGAGTTCGGATTTTAATTGGACATGGAATTGCGCGGCGACAAGAAGATGAAGATAAACCAATTCCACCAGAAGTAGAGAAAAAACTTCGAGCTATCAAAACACCTGATGGTTTACCATCTGTACAGGTTCTTTGGTTGGGAGATTCCCATGTTAAAGAAGTAATAGTTGATAAACAAATCCATCTTTGCGGATCTCATAACTGGTTATCTTATCGCGGCGATTATCTACCACGAGGTGAGTCAGTTTATAAAGTTACAATTCCACATCAAGTCCAGGAAGCTTATGAATTTCTTGCTAATCGCTTCCAAAATCACGCTGAAAAATTATGGCGAAATGCTCTAGAAAACCGTGATTCTCAACTGGCTGTAGAGTCTTTATGTGTGTGGGGTGCGCTAGGTATGGAAGATATTGCACTCAAAGAGATACAGAAAAATAATTGGTTTGAACTTTTACCTATATGGTTGAATGTAGCACTACAGGGGTTAAAATATAAAAAATTATCAGGTGATTCAGCAAGTTTTAAAACTGCACTTTCGTTACTGAGTCAAGTTTCTATTGAAGAGGCTTTTATTGAGCAATTGCAACAGGGATGGCGGAAAGTTATCGGCGCGATCGCAATTAACAATCCCAAAACTGCTTTAAACTTACTTAGTGATGAAATCTGGGCGCAGTTTCTACGTCTCAATATTGCCCAAAATAGTGATTCCCCTGATAAGTTTATTTCGCAATATACCTAA
- a CDS encoding AAA domain-containing protein gives MQPEDLLLSSANPSQKAAVEMVLAAEDLVLIQGPPGTGKTTVIAEICYQVALRGGRTLITSQANLAVDNVLSRLVHNPVIRAVRKGNAKKVGVQGQPFLEDRVIGTWLENTATDCEKNLAQRLDNVKFLRQLLASSQRFTAYLKVEEVFKREQDLLQTRKTNLESTCTTQKNEYNQAASQLGEVESLKTALEELLNQAPSVDWQDPALLNLWAGLNKYTSTDASLRNFAANLRLAINLASELGMVQPNHSLFGLAGWLQKTVASWIAEVRTALAYASDIAMAMTEAELAAQTYTQNSESLARLKSNHQQLLANQQSLHQRIKNLHNRESEVNLAISDLDIWLSTANLNIANVLKECLQNRQDFTVDLISLPSGLRSMAIADQYLPWQQSIDQCQLKVNELIPNYRQWDRVRSRVTEIRDLLVRGRNILGNRLLGNRSIDEAAISQVSVSKALDPVESLIKLKQLAQNSIDDIEKPLGVWGWIIEWILAFAVNQPSLDFIAQKLRPYSRRYGAVVTLEAIRRQAQIIRQRVQPVESESAISQITDEVVNGIVTSARTWLKQLEAETEIEQIQLEVQLNEQMRFASHEQQKIFLNQEQLETSRSETHFKFQRAIALSQELSSFPHLPNELRLLVQRYLNNSSNILTEFPQFTAKIRDWENRTKQLDTLISLIDPFATLSTSKDLLIVRITSLQKTTETYKRQFIETQSQIQIIVEQLRQQLEYISNERTWWQSIWETTPSKFKPELDSTDLFNLEFLRNIKTRFEYWQQQLKNEDFYLNRYQQFVQDWIVKLRQPTEGDACGGLRLRTNLRRIYLDNANVVGITCVQAANKGFSEEFKYFDVVIIDEVSKCTPPELLIPALKGKKLVMVGDHRQLPPMLDTKTLEEVSQEIGSTNAELELLQESLFKIQFESANDSIKRMLNIQYRMHPIIMGAINQFYDGKLECGILEPDKKREHNLAGEIIQQSKHLIWVKTPENNEFQEKRTGTSFYNIPEIDAIEILCKQFEATWASRVANGEPKKEIAVITFYVAQLRKIDERLQSKHFPSLQITTGTVDRFQGMERPVVIVSMVRNNSRGDVGFAKKPERVNVAFSRAQELLVIVGCHSLFTQQRGQVGSMYSEVSNIVRLHGGFIDVSRLFC, from the coding sequence TTGCAACCAGAGGATTTGTTGTTATCCTCAGCTAATCCAAGTCAGAAAGCAGCAGTAGAAATGGTGCTTGCAGCTGAGGATTTAGTTCTAATTCAAGGGCCACCAGGTACTGGTAAAACTACCGTAATTGCCGAGATTTGCTATCAAGTTGCTCTACGGGGTGGACGCACTCTAATTACTTCTCAAGCCAATTTAGCAGTAGATAATGTCCTGAGTCGATTAGTTCATAACCCAGTGATTCGGGCTGTGCGAAAGGGAAACGCCAAAAAAGTTGGGGTACAAGGACAGCCATTTTTAGAAGATCGAGTGATTGGCACATGGTTAGAAAATACTGCTACTGACTGCGAAAAAAATCTTGCTCAACGCCTCGATAATGTAAAATTTTTACGTCAATTGTTGGCATCATCACAACGATTCACAGCATACCTGAAAGTAGAAGAGGTATTTAAGAGAGAGCAGGATTTATTACAGACGCGTAAAACTAATTTAGAGTCAACTTGTACGACCCAAAAAAATGAATACAATCAAGCCGCATCTCAACTAGGCGAGGTTGAATCTCTGAAAACTGCTTTAGAGGAATTGCTAAATCAAGCACCTTCAGTAGACTGGCAAGATCCAGCACTTCTTAATTTGTGGGCTGGTCTGAATAAATACACATCTACAGACGCTTCGTTGCGAAACTTTGCTGCAAATCTTCGGTTAGCAATTAATTTGGCTTCTGAACTTGGTATGGTTCAACCAAATCATAGTTTATTTGGTTTAGCTGGTTGGTTGCAGAAGACTGTAGCTTCTTGGATTGCTGAAGTTCGTACAGCATTAGCTTATGCCAGTGATATAGCTATGGCAATGACCGAAGCGGAGTTAGCTGCACAAACTTACACACAAAATTCAGAATCTCTTGCTCGCCTAAAGTCAAATCACCAACAATTGCTTGCAAACCAGCAGAGTTTGCACCAAAGAATTAAGAATTTACATAACCGTGAATCTGAGGTCAATTTAGCAATAAGTGACCTTGATATATGGCTGTCTACAGCTAATTTAAATATTGCCAATGTATTGAAAGAGTGCTTACAAAATCGTCAAGACTTTACAGTTGACTTAATCTCATTACCTTCGGGATTACGAAGCATGGCGATCGCAGATCAATATCTACCCTGGCAACAGAGTATTGATCAGTGTCAGTTAAAAGTCAATGAATTAATTCCAAATTATCGCCAATGGGATAGGGTACGCAGTCGGGTTACTGAAATCAGAGATTTACTTGTGCGGGGACGAAATATATTAGGTAATCGCTTATTAGGTAATCGCTCAATCGATGAAGCTGCCATTTCCCAGGTGAGCGTTAGTAAAGCGCTAGACCCTGTGGAATCCCTCATAAAGCTGAAGCAACTAGCACAAAATAGCATCGATGACATTGAGAAACCACTAGGGGTCTGGGGTTGGATTATCGAATGGATACTTGCGTTTGCTGTCAACCAGCCAAGTTTGGATTTCATAGCTCAAAAGTTACGTCCATATAGCCGCCGTTATGGTGCGGTGGTAACTCTTGAGGCTATTAGGAGACAAGCCCAGATTATACGTCAAAGAGTTCAACCTGTTGAAAGTGAATCAGCTATCTCCCAAATTACAGATGAGGTGGTTAATGGTATAGTTACGAGTGCGCGTACATGGCTGAAGCAACTAGAGGCTGAAACAGAAATAGAGCAAATCCAGCTTGAGGTTCAATTAAATGAACAGATGAGGTTTGCATCTCATGAGCAGCAAAAAATATTTCTTAATCAAGAGCAGCTAGAAACTTCTCGCAGTGAAACTCACTTCAAATTTCAAAGAGCGATCGCACTTTCACAAGAACTTTCATCCTTTCCACACTTACCCAATGAATTAAGACTTTTAGTGCAACGATACCTCAATAATTCCTCAAATATTCTGACTGAATTCCCACAATTTACAGCAAAAATACGGGACTGGGAAAATCGCACCAAGCAACTTGATACTTTAATTTCCTTAATCGATCCTTTTGCTACACTTTCCACTAGCAAAGACCTGCTCATAGTTCGCATTACTAGCTTGCAGAAAACAACGGAAACCTACAAAAGGCAATTTATAGAAACTCAAAGTCAAATACAGATAATTGTTGAGCAATTACGGCAGCAATTAGAATATATTTCAAATGAACGAACTTGGTGGCAGTCAATTTGGGAAACTACACCGAGTAAATTCAAGCCGGAACTTGATTCTACAGACTTGTTTAATCTGGAATTTTTACGCAATATCAAGACTCGATTTGAATATTGGCAACAGCAACTCAAAAATGAAGATTTTTATCTCAATAGATATCAGCAATTTGTCCAAGATTGGATAGTAAAATTAAGACAGCCAACGGAAGGCGATGCCTGCGGCGGGCTACGCCTACGCACTAATTTAAGGCGTATTTATTTAGATAATGCCAATGTCGTTGGTATCACTTGTGTTCAAGCTGCAAATAAAGGTTTTTCTGAAGAATTTAAATACTTTGATGTCGTCATTATTGATGAGGTGAGTAAATGTACTCCTCCAGAGTTATTAATCCCCGCCTTGAAAGGCAAAAAATTGGTTATGGTAGGCGACCATCGACAATTACCACCCATGCTCGACACGAAGACTTTAGAAGAAGTTTCTCAAGAGATTGGCAGCACAAATGCAGAACTAGAATTATTGCAAGAGTCACTGTTCAAAATTCAGTTTGAAAGTGCTAATGATAGCATCAAACGAATGTTAAATATTCAATATCGAATGCACCCGATAATTATGGGGGCAATAAATCAGTTTTATGATGGTAAACTAGAATGTGGTATTTTAGAGCCGGATAAAAAACGCGAACATAATTTAGCAGGCGAAATCATCCAACAATCTAAGCATCTTATTTGGGTAAAAACGCCTGAAAATAATGAGTTTCAAGAGAAACGTACAGGAACTTCATTCTATAATATTCCAGAAATTGATGCGATTGAAATTTTGTGTAAGCAGTTCGAGGCTACTTGGGCTTCTAGAGTTGCTAATGGTGAACCAAAAAAAGAAATCGCCGTGATTACTTTTTATGTTGCTCAACTTAGAAAAATTGATGAACGCCTGCAATCTAAACATTTCCCCTCGCTACAAATCACTACTGGTACAGTAGACCGATTTCAAGGTATGGAACGACCTGTTGTAATTGTGAGTATGGTTCGCAATAATAGTAGAGGAGATGTGGGATTTGCCAAGAAGCCAGAACGAGTTAATGTTGCATTTTCCCGCGCTCAAGAACTATTAGTAATAGTGGGTTGTCATTCGCTATTTACTCAGCAGCGTGGACAAGTTGGAAGTATGTATTCTGAAGTTTCAAATATCGTGCGTCTACATGGAGGTTTCATTGATGTTTCTCGCCTCTTCTGCTAA
- a CDS encoding cation:proton antiporter, producing MDVTQLVKVSIILLVLATGVALLSRRLGIPYVTGLVLAGLPITELLSRPIGLNPTLVLNLFLPILIFEAGINTDVSRLRSTFKPIALLAGPGAVLSSGIVAVLLKFGLGLSWIPALFVGVILANTDTVSMIAVFKDIPVPSRLSTIVEGETLFNDAAALVSFNLILQVYSTGSITFIEGIQQLLFISVGGCLVGLVLGYLSIPVFARLDDALSSLLLTVAVALGTFQVGQFLGVSGAVAVVVAGLIFGNLGLSRNTSASSRITLLSFWEYASFTVNTFIFLLIGVEINLVTLWKTLPAILLAVLAYQVGRVLTVYPLLAGVRWIDRPIPLRWQHLLFLGNIKGSLSMALALSLPTTLPGREVLIAIVFGCVLVSLVGQGLSLPWVVKRLKLSKFSEAQQQVEELQAQLMTGKAAQDELDSLLKSGVLPKAVYEEMRSAYQVRIAGAEKTLRELYNRRPDEVEGGSGKSSKLEAIRRRLLLAEKGALNEAMRKRILSEEIVRGRIQNLDEQLLKLEDD from the coding sequence GTGGATGTAACTCAATTAGTCAAAGTTTCAATTATTCTCTTGGTGCTTGCTACAGGTGTAGCTCTGCTGTCACGGAGATTAGGAATCCCGTATGTTACGGGTTTAGTATTAGCAGGTTTACCCATCACTGAGCTATTGTCTCGGCCAATTGGTTTAAATCCAACCCTTGTTTTGAATCTTTTTTTGCCAATTCTCATCTTTGAAGCTGGTATTAATACAGATGTTAGCCGCCTACGCAGCACCTTTAAACCAATTGCCCTATTAGCTGGGCCTGGAGCGGTGCTTTCCAGTGGTATTGTTGCTGTTCTGTTGAAATTTGGGCTGGGACTAAGTTGGATACCTGCCTTATTTGTCGGAGTAATTCTGGCAAACACTGATACTGTTTCCATGATTGCCGTCTTTAAGGATATACCCGTACCATCCCGGCTTTCCACCATTGTTGAAGGAGAAACTCTATTCAACGATGCAGCTGCCCTAGTTTCCTTCAACCTAATTTTGCAAGTATATTCAACAGGCTCAATCACATTTATAGAGGGAATCCAACAACTGCTATTTATCTCTGTAGGAGGCTGCCTGGTGGGGTTAGTCTTGGGCTACTTGAGTATACCTGTCTTCGCCCGTTTAGATGATGCTCTTAGCAGTCTTTTATTGACAGTAGCAGTTGCATTAGGAACTTTTCAGGTTGGGCAATTTCTCGGTGTATCAGGTGCGGTGGCTGTAGTTGTCGCGGGATTAATCTTCGGGAATTTAGGGCTTTCTCGCAATACTTCTGCTTCTAGTCGCATCACATTGTTAAGTTTTTGGGAATATGCCAGTTTTACCGTCAACACCTTTATTTTTCTATTGATTGGTGTAGAAATAAACTTGGTAACGCTGTGGAAAACTTTACCTGCAATTCTACTTGCAGTTTTGGCTTATCAAGTCGGACGAGTTCTTACAGTCTATCCTCTACTAGCAGGCGTTCGCTGGATTGACCGCCCAATTCCGCTACGCTGGCAACATTTACTGTTTTTAGGCAACATTAAAGGTTCACTCTCAATGGCTCTGGCGTTGAGCTTACCTACCACACTGCCAGGGCGAGAAGTTCTGATAGCTATAGTCTTTGGCTGTGTGCTGGTGTCGTTAGTGGGACAGGGTTTAAGTTTGCCTTGGGTGGTAAAACGCTTAAAATTATCTAAATTTTCAGAAGCTCAACAACAGGTTGAAGAATTGCAAGCCCAGTTGATGACGGGTAAAGCAGCACAAGATGAATTAGATAGTCTGTTGAAATCAGGGGTGTTACCAAAAGCTGTTTATGAAGAGATGCGTTCAGCTTATCAGGTGCGAATTGCTGGTGCAGAAAAGACACTGCGGGAACTTTATAATCGTCGCCCTGATGAGGTGGAGGGTGGAAGTGGCAAGAGCAGTAAACTGGAAGCCATTCGTCGGCGTTTACTGTTGGCAGAAAAAGGAGCGCTCAATGAGGCAATGCGGAAGCGAATTCTCTCGGAAGAAATTGTGCGCGGGCGGATACAAAATCTTGATGAACAATTGTTGAAATTAGAAGATGATTAA
- a CDS encoding SDR family oxidoreductase, producing the protein MLKILVTGATGNVGREVIRLLLSQDCNVCAAVRNPNSAKQILGSNIQSVPFDFTKPDTFERAFLQVNKLFLVRPPALNNVRKQIAPVLNAAKLAGVEHIVFLSILGAERNPFVPHSKIERYINQLGIKATFLRASFFMQNLNTTHREDIKARGELLMPAGNGKTSFIDVRDIAAVAVRTLIEDGHQEKAYPLTGAEALTYYEVADIFTSVLGKSIRYNPSLLKFVRQMRSSGLPMDFVLIMIAIYTTARLGLAGNITSDTQQLLNRSPLTIRQYVEDYRQFWL; encoded by the coding sequence ATGCTGAAAATTTTAGTGACGGGTGCTACTGGAAATGTCGGTCGAGAAGTTATTCGCTTACTACTATCCCAAGATTGTAATGTCTGTGCCGCAGTTAGAAATCCAAACAGCGCTAAACAGATATTAGGCAGCAATATTCAGAGCGTCCCGTTTGATTTTACCAAGCCCGACACTTTTGAGCGTGCTTTTCTTCAAGTCAACAAACTTTTTTTAGTGCGTCCGCCTGCCCTGAATAACGTTCGCAAACAAATTGCCCCAGTCTTAAATGCTGCAAAACTTGCAGGCGTTGAGCATATCGTATTTCTTTCAATACTGGGAGCCGAACGCAACCCTTTTGTGCCGCACTCTAAAATTGAGCGCTATATCAACCAATTGGGCATTAAAGCTACCTTTTTACGGGCCAGCTTTTTTATGCAAAATCTTAATACCACACACAGAGAAGATATCAAGGCTCGTGGTGAATTGCTAATGCCTGCTGGTAATGGCAAAACAAGTTTTATTGATGTGCGGGATATTGCTGCCGTTGCAGTTCGCACTTTAATTGAAGATGGGCATCAGGAAAAAGCATATCCCCTTACGGGTGCAGAAGCTTTAACCTATTACGAAGTAGCAGACATCTTCACATCGGTTTTAGGTAAATCGATACGGTACAATCCCTCTTTACTAAAGTTTGTTCGACAAATGCGCTCATCTGGGTTGCCAATGGATTTTGTTTTAATAATGATAGCAATCTACACTACCGCTCGTTTAGGACTAGCAGGCAACATTACATCTGATACACAGCAATTGCTTAATCGTTCACCGCTAACCATACGGCAGTATGTCGAAGATTATCGACAGTTCTGGTTATAA
- a CDS encoding DUF6875 domain-containing protein, whose translation MDSDLKNYSVSLNLMQLYTTREIEQLQRHEDLPYLIEIMEWVKNFLGRPHPKLGRTGAVCPFVPLSLKSNSIRLAVIHTKHLYPEQLEEIVKSYRDIFLEMDVKGQELAINKAFLLIFPDIHIEDAPKQVDSIQQKLKPLFVESGLMIGEFHKRNESPGLHNPNFRPLRSPIPLLAIRFMVEADLPFLQSPADLHLRIRYLEAYLKRFGQNFTDETKFTNAHQALSLAKEQLKKENLVSYCI comes from the coding sequence TTGGATTCAGACTTAAAAAATTACTCTGTTTCACTCAATCTCATGCAATTATATACAACTCGTGAAATCGAACAACTCCAGAGGCACGAAGACCTTCCTTACTTAATTGAAATTATGGAGTGGGTAAAAAATTTTTTAGGAAGACCTCATCCTAAGTTAGGAAGAACCGGCGCAGTTTGTCCTTTTGTACCTCTCTCTCTCAAATCAAATAGTATTCGTTTGGCAGTTATTCACACAAAACATTTGTATCCAGAACAATTAGAAGAGATTGTTAAAAGTTACCGAGATATCTTTTTGGAGATGGATGTTAAAGGGCAAGAATTAGCAATCAACAAAGCTTTTTTACTTATCTTTCCTGACATCCATATAGAAGATGCTCCTAAACAAGTAGATAGTATTCAACAAAAACTTAAGCCTTTGTTTGTTGAGTCAGGATTGATGATAGGAGAATTTCATAAACGCAATGAAAGCCCTGGTCTGCACAACCCAAACTTTCGTCCACTTCGTAGCCCTATTCCCTTGTTGGCTATCCGGTTTATGGTTGAAGCTGACCTCCCCTTTCTTCAAAGTCCGGCTGATCTACACTTACGTATTCGTTATCTAGAAGCTTATTTAAAGCGTTTTGGCCAGAATTTTACAGATGAAACAAAGTTTACAAATGCTCATCAAGCGTTGTCCTTAGCGAAAGAACAACTTAAAAAAGAAAATTTGGTAAGTTATTGTATATAA